From the genome of Kluyveromyces lactis strain NRRL Y-1140 chromosome F complete sequence:
ATATGATACAAGTTTGAACCACTCACTATAAGTGAATATGGTGGCTCCCAATAAcccaaattcttcattattgttgaagttgaaaacGATGGTTCTTTCTGGTTGGTTTTCCGAGTAATACTGAAGTAACGCAAGAAGTGATACCACACCTTTCCCATCATCTGTGGCACCATATCCAGTTGGCACCGAGTCAAAATGGGCGGATAGTAGAAGGCCAGGTAACTGTGGTGACTTTCCTTCCACTTTAACCAAAATGTTCGAGGACTCGTAGTAAACCAGCCTGGTTTCGGTAGATGAATCGTTGAAAACGTCCAAatgttgaaagagtttAGAGACACCATTAGCAGAATCATCAGATACCTCAATAAACTTTGACTTTTTCGATATCTGCTCGACTCTTTGCAACAAATAGTCATGTACattatcattgaaatgAGAAGTGTAAGGATGAGGTTTCTCGGTAATGACTTGTAAATCATGCCAAGCTGCATCTAAcaatgaatttgatgacTTATCATCTGGTAAGTTTGACTTATATTTATTAGCATCGAACCATGTCAGTATACTAATAACCAAAACAGTAAGCACAAACAAGGTGCTAACGGTGGTCTTCCTAAACTTGAAAGTAGACCGAAAATAATTGGCCATCATTATAGTTGGACCagggaaagaaagagcAGCCCTGAACGATCACCCGCTAATTTCTAAGAAATTGTAGGTGCTTGTCAAACACTTATTAATAAAACGAATGGAATAATACCTCTCTTTATCAGTTCTATTGATTTATTGTGACTGAAAACCCTTAAGTCTGTTTTGGTTTTAATTGTACATATTTCGATTATACTCATCTTCTCGAATGATAACTAGATAAAGAAAACGTACATATACACAGAGAAAAGGGCATTGACGAAGCTTTGCAGCCTTTAAAAGTCTCCAATAACAGAGTATTCATTAATCATAGGTATGTGCGTCTTCTACTCTTGTCTATCCTGTAGCTCATCCTTATTCCTTCTCGAGCATGTATTGGCGTcttatttgaagaactcACGTGCcgagaaagaaattatGTTACCCTGAAAATAGATACTGGAGAGGAAAACATCAAACCCGTGCATGGTGATAACAGATGTGCCATGCAAATTTCCTCGAGACCTTTTGGGGACAATAGTTCATGCATATACGACCTGCATGGACGTTCTTAATAACAACGATTATCTGTACCATTGAAATTTGCTCTTCTACATTCAGGTCTTAgtagttttcttttcggtTAAGAGTGCAGGTTTACTGAAAAGTGAAACCATACAAAGACTCGTCGTCAAGATGCAAGTACAGAATGTTGATCGCTCCAAGTTCGCTCCAATGAAGAATGATTTGATGCTCAGAGCAGCTTTAGGTGAGAAGGTTGAAAGACCACCATGTTGGATTATGAGACAGGCTGGACGTTATTTACCAGAATACCATGAGGTGAAGAATGGTCGTGACTTTTTCGAGACATGTCGTGATGCAGAAATTGCTTCAGAAATTACTATTCAGCCCGTGAGACGTTACGCCGGTTTATTGGATGCAGCTATTATCTTCAGTGATATTCTTGTGATCCCTCAGGCCATGGGTATGAAAGTTGAGATGGTTGAGGGGAAAGGCCCTCATTTCCCGGAACCGTTGAGAACTGAAGAGCAACTACAAAAGGTATTGGATTATAAGGTCAACGTTTTAGACGAACTAGAATGGGCCTTTAAAGCTATCACTATGACTCGTACTAAATTGGACGGCCAAGTGCCTTTGTTAGGTTTCTGTGGTGCTCCATGGACGTTATTGGTTTATATGACCGAGGGTGGTGGATCGCGTTTATTCAGATTCGCTAAGCAATGGTTAAACGAATCGCCAGAATCATCGCATAAATTATTACAGAAGATTACTGACGTTGCGGTCGAATTCTTGTGCCAACAGGTAGTTGCTGGTTGTCAGATGCTTCAAGTGTTTGAAAGTTGGGGTGGCGAGTTAGGCTCTCGTGATTTCGACGAGTTCTCTTTACCGTACCTAAAGCAAATTGCGGAAAGAGTTCCACCAAGGTTAAAGCAGCTGGGTATCGAAGAACGTGTTCCAATGGTAGTATTCGCCAAGGGATCATGGTACGCACTAGACAAACTATGTGACAGTGGCTATAATGCAGTTTCTTTAGATTGGTCATGGGACCCTGCAGAGGCAGTAAAGATCAACAGTGACCGTGTTACCTTACAGGGTAATTTGGACCCTGGTGTAATTTACGGTTCGGATGAGATTATTACCAAGAGAGTCACTGAAATGGTTCATGGTTTCGGCGGAGGTAAGCAACATTACATTGTAAACTTTGGACATGGTACCCATCCATTCATGGATCCAGAGaagatcaaattctttttgcAGGAATGTCACAGAGTCGGTAGTCAataaatctatcaaaaatcGGAAATAGACTACTACCTTTCTGCATCCAATTTATTTCATGTATATACCATTTCATTCTGTTTAATACATACTGATGTCAGTAAATCCATTTTTTTACCCTGCTTAGTTGATCAAGTCTGGTCATGTATGGTTTTTTACTTCAATGTACTTTATTTATAGTGAAACcttgatatttcaaagtttgttacttcaataaatcttcttcattcaTGAAAACTTGCCATCACACAGTGAAACGTTTTAAAAGAGGTGTTAAAGAGCTCAAAGAAGTGTGGATTCCCTGAACTGATGTCCGACAGAATACAAAAGAATGACTTGTACGTCTATGATTTGTCTGATGAGAtcctttcttctttgcagTTGATATCTTTCGACTCTGATATGAATGAGGTTAAAGTGGTCCATTCTGATGTAGAAATcgaaaacaaaaaggaaattgagGTTAAAACAGTACCTTCATGTGCTTCATGTGGTATTAATGCATTTCCTAATGATAATTCTGATCCTCGATATCATTTTAAAACTGATTTACACAAATTCAAcataaaaagaagagtttaCGGTTTATCTCCAGTCGATGAGCAAGAGTTTAGGCAGTTGATTAAAAGTAAAGAAACAGCCACTGCAGAAGATTCTGACAGTGATTCTTTATCTGGTGAGGATGATGAGACAGAtgaaatagaagaagatgatatttctACAAGAGGAGGAGAGCAGTTGACAGCAATTCTCGAGCATGAACTCCAGGATTTGATGATCAATGACAAC
Proteins encoded in this window:
- the HEM12 gene encoding uroporphyrinogen decarboxylase HEM12 (highly similar to uniprot|P32347 Saccharomyces cerevisiae YDR047W HEM12 Uroporphyrinogen decarboxylase catalyzes the fifth step in the heme biosynthetic pathway localizes to both the cytoplasm and nucleus activity inhibited by Cu2 Zn2 Fe2 Fe3 and sulfhydryl-specific reagents), yielding MQVQNVDRSKFAPMKNDLMLRAALGEKVERPPCWIMRQAGRYLPEYHEVKNGRDFFETCRDAEIASEITIQPVRRYAGLLDAAIIFSDILVIPQAMGMKVEMVEGKGPHFPEPLRTEEQLQKVLDYKVNVLDELEWAFKAITMTRTKLDGQVPLLGFCGAPWTLLVYMTEGGGSRLFRFAKQWLNESPESSHKLLQKITDVAVEFLCQQVVAGCQMLQVFESWGGELGSRDFDEFSLPYLKQIAERVPPRLKQLGIEERVPMVVFAKGSWYALDKLCDSGYNAVSLDWSWDPAEAVKINSDRVTLQGNLDPGVIYGSDEIITKRVTEMVHGFGGGKQHYIVNFGHGTHPFMDPEKIKFFLQECHRVGSQ